One window of the Candidatus Izemoplasmatales bacterium genome contains the following:
- a CDS encoding zinc ribbon domain-containing protein, with amino-acid sequence MKQIKPGRGVSQLGYQGSLFAIAFGVLWTIVAAAIGIFAFADAGGVFSVVGFIFPLFGILFIAMAVKQAKFQKHNATAKDRHSLVDVVDSTEEGDPFAKYDRAETARRAAEAAVAADAYCTHCGTPLQAEDNFCPKCGNRVR; translated from the coding sequence ATGAAGCAGATCAAGCCCGGGCGCGGAGTCTCCCAGCTCGGTTATCAGGGATCGCTGTTCGCGATCGCCTTCGGCGTCCTCTGGACGATCGTCGCCGCCGCGATCGGCATTTTCGCGTTCGCCGATGCCGGCGGCGTGTTCTCCGTCGTCGGCTTCATCTTTCCGCTCTTCGGAATCCTGTTCATCGCGATGGCGGTGAAGCAGGCGAAGTTCCAGAAGCACAACGCCACCGCGAAGGACCGCCATTCGCTCGTCGACGTCGTCGACTCGACCGAGGAAGGCGACCCGTTCGCGAAGTATGACCGCGCCGAGACGGCGCGCAGAGCCGCCGAAGCGGCGGTCGCCGCCGACGCCTACTGCACGCACTGCGGAACGCCTCTGCAAGCGGAGGACAACTTCTGCCCGAAATGCGGAAACCGCGTCCGATGA
- a CDS encoding ABC-2 transporter permease: MKNLLYKELKLVVTPGTYFFCACALLLLIPAYPYFVGVSYTVMSFLINFGVARDNRDHEFSAILPVPRDQIVLAKHLHVLILEGVTILVAIPAALVSSLWFNPNGNVVGMDANFAFFGFTLAAYAAFNVVFLTKYFKTGYKVGMPIAFGLAAYLAVVAAVELLVHVVPGLAVLDGLDPAHALPQLGVLLAGIVLYVVGMVASYRMSVRRFDKVSL; the protein is encoded by the coding sequence ATGAAGAACCTGCTGTACAAGGAACTGAAGCTCGTCGTCACCCCGGGAACCTATTTCTTCTGCGCATGTGCGCTGTTGCTTCTGATTCCCGCGTATCCGTACTTCGTCGGCGTAAGCTATACCGTCATGTCGTTTCTGATCAATTTCGGCGTCGCCCGGGACAACCGCGACCACGAGTTCTCGGCGATCCTGCCGGTCCCGCGCGACCAGATCGTGCTCGCGAAGCATCTCCACGTCCTGATCCTCGAAGGCGTCACCATCCTGGTCGCGATCCCGGCCGCGCTCGTCTCCTCGCTTTGGTTCAATCCGAACGGAAACGTCGTCGGGATGGACGCCAACTTCGCCTTCTTCGGCTTTACGCTCGCCGCCTACGCGGCCTTTAACGTCGTGTTTCTGACGAAGTATTTCAAGACCGGATACAAGGTCGGGATGCCGATCGCGTTCGGGCTCGCCGCGTACCTCGCGGTCGTGGCAGCGGTCGAACTGCTCGTCCACGTCGTCCCCGGACTCGCCGTCCTCGACGGCCTCGATCCAGCGCATGCGCTCCCGCAGCTGGGGGTTCTTCTCGCCGGCATCGTTCTCTACGTCGTCGGGATGGTCGCCTCCTACCGCATGTCGGTGCGCCGGTTCGACAAGGTCAGCCTCTAG
- a CDS encoding FAD-dependent oxidoreductase: MRYDVCVIGAGLSGLTAAALLAKRGLKVAVIDRNYMPGGSCGVFKRDGATFDYGSSMLYGWGPSGFNPHRFVMNSLEEPISMIKHDLLYCVVYDGRRINFWADLDRFADELGEVFPSERRNILRFYADMGQIYRHVMVETPTYTSPEETDPKEGLKSLLRHPLSYFRFLSYLNLSADTLLRRYFKDPAIFRFFDKLTSTYCYTTVKETPAILAAVMFVDNHVGGSYYPAGSTLQLVGRLEKSIEEHGGTMMLEREAVRIAFDRGRATGVELAGGGFVESDEVVHAGSVWNFYGRLVRHEAKKRRIAWAERLEPTYPSVMLYALVDAAAIPQGTLPVEMLVGNPARIDETEVTVYVPSIDDRTLCPSDAHVVMAIGPSFETWDRSDPKAYAALKTAERARLLEVLERRFPGIAGHVRHAEVGTPATIERYAMKRGGAVAGPKQRLGQHMFRRLHIRTEWKNVFACGESTVMGTGTPAVTTSGLSAANAILRKRGLPVFRYDPAQKNVVRIVPHPFTEDRLNADVPEPERTIMRQASRCRFCEHPTCVDHAIFDVRGMNRRVAVGNFAGARRLVMALPVDPDARDAFLRTCESRCVLKLGGEDPVAIGPIALHLTTPLREGEPKR, from the coding sequence ATGAGATACGACGTCTGCGTGATCGGCGCCGGACTATCCGGACTGACGGCCGCCGCATTGCTCGCGAAACGGGGATTGAAAGTCGCGGTCATCGACAGAAACTATATGCCGGGAGGATCTTGCGGCGTCTTCAAGCGCGACGGGGCGACCTTCGACTACGGATCCTCGATGCTTTATGGGTGGGGCCCGTCGGGATTCAATCCGCACCGCTTCGTGATGAACTCGCTCGAAGAGCCGATCTCGATGATCAAGCACGACCTCCTGTACTGCGTCGTCTACGACGGGAGACGGATCAACTTCTGGGCCGATCTCGACCGCTTTGCGGACGAACTCGGGGAAGTGTTCCCGTCCGAAAGACGGAACATCCTCCGCTTCTACGCCGACATGGGGCAGATCTACCGGCACGTGATGGTCGAGACGCCCACCTATACCTCCCCCGAGGAGACCGATCCCAAGGAAGGTCTGAAGAGTCTGCTCCGTCATCCGCTCTCCTACTTCCGTTTCCTCAGCTATCTCAACCTGAGCGCCGATACCCTCCTTCGGCGTTATTTCAAGGACCCTGCGATCTTCCGCTTCTTCGACAAGCTGACCTCGACGTACTGCTATACGACGGTGAAGGAGACTCCGGCGATCCTCGCCGCGGTCATGTTCGTCGACAACCACGTCGGCGGCAGCTATTATCCCGCGGGGTCGACGCTGCAGCTCGTCGGCCGCCTGGAAAAGTCGATCGAGGAGCACGGCGGCACGATGATGCTCGAACGCGAGGCGGTCAGGATCGCCTTCGACCGCGGCCGCGCCACGGGCGTCGAACTCGCCGGCGGCGGCTTCGTCGAATCGGACGAGGTCGTCCACGCCGGCAGCGTCTGGAACTTCTACGGCAGGCTGGTTCGTCACGAGGCGAAGAAGCGCCGCATCGCCTGGGCGGAGCGACTCGAGCCGACCTATCCGTCGGTGATGCTCTACGCGCTCGTCGACGCCGCCGCGATTCCCCAAGGAACGCTCCCGGTCGAGATGCTCGTCGGCAATCCCGCCCGCATCGATGAGACCGAAGTCACCGTATACGTGCCGTCCATCGACGACCGCACCCTCTGCCCCTCCGACGCCCACGTCGTGATGGCGATCGGACCGAGCTTCGAGACCTGGGACCGCTCCGACCCCAAGGCCTATGCGGCTCTGAAGACGGCGGAACGCGCACGGCTCCTCGAGGTGCTGGAACGCCGCTTTCCCGGCATCGCCGGACACGTCCGGCACGCCGAAGTGGGAACGCCGGCGACGATCGAGCGCTACGCGATGAAACGCGGGGGCGCCGTCGCCGGACCGAAGCAGCGCCTCGGCCAGCACATGTTCCGCCGGCTGCACATCCGCACCGAATGGAAGAACGTCTTCGCCTGCGGCGAATCGACCGTGATGGGGACCGGGACCCCGGCCGTCACGACATCGGGGCTCTCGGCCGCCAACGCGATCCTGCGGAAACGGGGGCTTCCGGTCTTCAGGTACGATCCGGCACAGAAGAACGTCGTCCGCATCGTCCCCCACCCGTTCACCGAAGACCGGCTGAACGCCGATGTCCCCGAACCGGAACGGACGATCATGCGCCAGGCGTCCCGGTGCCGTTTTTGCGAGCATCCGACCTGCGTCGACCACGCCATCTTCGACGTGCGCGGGATGAACCGGCGCGTCGCCGTCGGGAACTTCGCCGGCGCCCGCCGCCTCGTCATGGCGCTTCCGGTCGATCCGGACGCGCGGGATGCGTTCCTCCGCACCTGCGAATCGCGCTGCGTGCTGAAACTCGGCGGGGAAGATCCGGTCGCGATCGGACCGATCGCCCTGCATTTGACGACCCCCCTGCGGGAAGGAGAACCGAAACGATGA
- a CDS encoding NAD(P)/FAD-dependent oxidoreductase: MRYDAIVVGGGIAGLTAASYLGRAGMKTLLCERADHLGGLVVSFERDGFTFDGGIRAFENSGIVKPMLKQLGIEVDLVRSPVSVGIGRDFVYLGGEESIADYEAMLIRQFPEDADAVRSIILEIRKVMGYMDVLYGIDNPLFLDAIDDPKYVFKTLLPWLFRYNRNIRKAGKLTDPIDDHLSRFTTNKALIGMITQHFFRETPAFFALSYFSLYLDYNYPRGGTGTLVRAVEKYARDHGVEIRTGTEIVALDPAAKTVATAGGEILGYDRLVWAGDMKAMYRAIPEASLSPAVRARKQALEGLVGGDSIFTVYLSVDADPSEFARVCGAHSFYSPVAEGILGKTADRIDPSLRDASGLPVGLAEYFQKTTYEISIPVLRDPALAPAGRTGLIVSVLMDYRLVERIKAEGLYEEFKKRGERLTVDALVGGAFPMLEGRISGIFSSTPLSIARDVGSYQGAITGWSFTNRPMPVEHGFASIQKTVMTPLPDVYQAGQWTFAPSGLPVSILTGKLAADAVLKRAKKTRRAHAEKSR, encoded by the coding sequence ATGAGATATGATGCAATCGTGGTGGGCGGCGGCATCGCCGGCCTCACCGCCGCCAGCTACCTCGGACGCGCCGGAATGAAGACCTTGCTCTGCGAGCGGGCCGACCATCTCGGCGGTCTCGTCGTGTCGTTCGAGCGCGACGGCTTCACGTTCGACGGCGGGATCCGCGCCTTCGAGAATTCCGGCATCGTCAAGCCGATGCTGAAACAGCTCGGGATCGAGGTCGATCTCGTCCGCAGCCCGGTTTCCGTCGGCATCGGCCGCGACTTCGTCTACCTCGGCGGCGAAGAGAGCATCGCCGACTACGAGGCGATGCTCATCCGTCAATTCCCCGAAGACGCAGATGCAGTCCGCTCCATCATCCTCGAGATCAGGAAGGTGATGGGCTACATGGACGTTCTGTACGGCATCGACAATCCGCTGTTCCTCGATGCGATCGACGATCCGAAGTACGTCTTCAAGACGCTCCTTCCGTGGCTGTTCCGGTACAACCGCAACATCAGGAAGGCCGGGAAACTGACCGATCCGATCGACGACCATCTATCCCGCTTCACGACGAACAAGGCGCTGATCGGCATGATCACGCAGCATTTCTTCCGCGAGACGCCGGCATTCTTCGCGCTCAGTTACTTCAGCCTCTACCTCGACTACAACTATCCGCGCGGCGGCACCGGCACGCTCGTCAGGGCGGTCGAGAAGTACGCCCGCGACCACGGCGTCGAGATCCGCACCGGCACCGAGATCGTCGCCCTCGATCCCGCTGCGAAGACGGTCGCGACCGCCGGCGGGGAGATCCTCGGCTACGACCGCCTCGTCTGGGCGGGCGACATGAAGGCGATGTATCGGGCGATCCCCGAAGCGTCGCTTTCGCCCGCGGTCCGCGCACGGAAACAGGCGCTGGAAGGCCTCGTCGGCGGCGATTCGATCTTCACCGTGTACCTCTCCGTCGACGCCGACCCGTCCGAATTCGCCCGGGTCTGCGGCGCGCATTCGTTCTACTCGCCGGTCGCGGAAGGCATTCTCGGAAAGACCGCGGATCGGATCGATCCTTCGCTCCGCGACGCCTCCGGTCTGCCCGTCGGCCTCGCCGAGTATTTCCAGAAGACCACCTACGAGATCTCGATTCCGGTCCTGCGCGATCCGGCGCTCGCGCCGGCCGGCAGGACGGGTCTGATCGTTTCCGTCCTGATGGACTACCGGCTCGTCGAACGGATCAAGGCGGAAGGCCTGTACGAGGAGTTCAAGAAGCGCGGCGAGCGGCTCACCGTCGACGCGCTCGTCGGTGGTGCGTTCCCCATGCTCGAAGGCAGGATCTCCGGGATCTTCTCGTCGACGCCGCTTTCGATCGCGCGCGATGTCGGGAGCTACCAGGGGGCGATCACCGGGTGGTCGTTCACGAATCGTCCGATGCCCGTCGAACATGGGTTCGCCAGCATCCAGAAGACGGTGATGACGCCGCTTCCGGACGTCTATCAGGCGGGTCAGTGGACGTTCGCACCCTCCGGGCTGCCGGTTTCGATCCTCACCGGCAAGCTCGCCGCCGACGCGGTCCTCAAGCGTGCGAAGAAAACGCGTCGTGCGCATGCGGAAAAATCGCGCTGA
- a CDS encoding YbgA family protein yields MNMTTGTRAPEPTPRTAESRSAARAAAFAAQGSDRRIALLEREWGAYKYAVLERSPRIYQSIRGLLRDKTGYPVAEFYRLVDLALATPCAPQMRANAAAHVWGYFKRVAAEAEKREYRDLMASYLDGEAEIGSVKRFLWRLSVAYGVGYLIGSDYFADR; encoded by the coding sequence ATGAATATGACGACCGGAACGCGGGCGCCGGAACCGACGCCGAGAACCGCCGAAAGCCGCTCAGCGGCCCGCGCCGCCGCATTTGCGGCGCAAGGGTCCGACCGTCGGATCGCCCTCCTCGAGCGCGAGTGGGGGGCTTACAAGTACGCCGTGCTGGAGCGGTCGCCGCGGATCTATCAGTCGATCCGCGGACTTCTGCGGGACAAAACCGGCTATCCCGTCGCGGAATTCTATCGACTCGTCGACCTTGCCCTGGCGACGCCGTGCGCGCCGCAGATGCGGGCGAACGCGGCGGCCCACGTCTGGGGTTACTTCAAGCGCGTCGCCGCGGAAGCGGAGAAGCGCGAGTACCGGGATCTGATGGCTTCCTACCTCGACGGCGAAGCCGAGATCGGATCCGTCAAGCGGTTTTTGTGGCGGCTGAGCGTCGCCTACGGTGTCGGCTATCTCATCGGGTCGGACTACTTCGCCGATCGTTGA
- a CDS encoding GNAT family N-acetyltransferase encodes MAFRLVREDEREALLAMLYRDPFINLFIIGDIEFYGLSTDFQTVYVDGDGVLETVVLRHHANMMVFSTTNRFDPEEVLALAERHSIKVINVGARTYARLSDELSRSFDVKRMTIARMAAPDRLDSPDPEVRRATVEDVPAIVDALYGISEFVSNLTEPREERLVGMAAKLRDGFSLHYVLERDGHIIAHASSTAHSRNAAMVVAVFTRKECRREGCASKVVSALCRHLLESGRMPVLFFDNPAAATIYHRLGFEDVDGWMMAVSKSI; translated from the coding sequence ATGGCATTTCGACTCGTACGGGAAGATGAACGCGAAGCACTGCTCGCGATGCTGTACCGCGACCCCTTCATCAACCTCTTCATCATCGGCGACATCGAATTCTACGGATTGTCGACGGACTTCCAGACCGTCTACGTCGACGGCGACGGCGTCCTCGAGACGGTCGTCCTCCGCCATCATGCGAACATGATGGTCTTTTCGACGACGAACCGGTTCGATCCGGAGGAGGTGCTCGCCCTCGCCGAGCGTCACTCGATCAAGGTCATCAACGTCGGCGCCCGCACCTACGCGCGCCTTTCGGACGAGCTCTCGCGTTCGTTCGACGTCAAGAGGATGACGATCGCGCGGATGGCTGCCCCCGATCGCCTCGATTCCCCGGACCCCGAAGTCCGGCGGGCGACCGTGGAGGACGTGCCGGCGATCGTGGACGCGCTCTACGGCATCTCCGAATTCGTCTCGAACCTGACCGAACCCCGGGAGGAACGGCTCGTGGGGATGGCGGCGAAGCTTCGCGACGGATTCTCGCTCCACTACGTCCTCGAGCGCGACGGACACATCATCGCCCACGCCAGTTCGACGGCGCATTCCAGGAACGCGGCGATGGTCGTCGCCGTCTTCACGCGCAAGGAGTGCCGCCGCGAAGGCTGCGCGAGCAAGGTCGTGTCGGCGCTCTGCCGCCACCTGTTGGAATCGGGGAGGATGCCGGTCCTCTTCTTCGACAACCCCGCCGCCGCGACGATCTACCACCGTCTCGGATTCGAAGATGTGGACGGATGGATGATGGCGGTATCCAAATCGATCTGA
- a CDS encoding DUF2087 domain-containing protein: protein MKRTSIEMILMDRFELTEEDLAAAEGKFFDAEGRLSILPAKEKNKAAIYILLAACFDLGRTYAEKEVNLILIPAVEDYASFRRALVDHGLLSRSRDGRTYWRNA, encoded by the coding sequence ATGAAACGTACGAGCATCGAGATGATCCTGATGGACCGGTTCGAACTGACCGAAGAAGACCTCGCGGCCGCGGAGGGGAAGTTCTTCGACGCGGAGGGGCGTCTGTCCATCCTGCCGGCAAAGGAAAAAAACAAGGCCGCGATCTATATCCTTCTCGCGGCATGCTTCGATCTCGGGAGGACCTACGCCGAGAAGGAAGTGAACCTTATTCTGATTCCGGCGGTCGAAGACTACGCGTCCTTCCGTCGCGCGCTCGTCGACCACGGCCTGCTTTCGCGGTCGCGCGACGGCCGCACCTACTGGCGGAACGCCTGA
- a CDS encoding Rieske 2Fe-2S domain-containing protein: MEKFACDWNVLVKEGKIRTEIDGKPYLVVVKDGKPYALSDVCPHMGGSLSEGAYADGKITCPRHKARFDVVTGEVEGRAKILFVKLPTAKAKTVPARVADGRVLIDL, encoded by the coding sequence ATGGAAAAGTTCGCATGCGATTGGAACGTGCTCGTCAAGGAAGGCAAGATCCGGACCGAGATCGACGGAAAACCCTATCTGGTGGTCGTCAAGGACGGGAAGCCCTACGCCCTGTCCGACGTCTGCCCGCACATGGGCGGATCGCTGTCCGAGGGCGCGTACGCCGACGGGAAGATCACCTGTCCGCGCCATAAGGCGCGCTTCGACGTCGTCACCGGCGAAGTCGAGGGGCGGGCGAAGATCCTCTTCGTGAAGCTGCCGACGGCGAAGGCGAAAACCGTTCCGGCGCGCGTCGCGGACGGCCGCGTCCTGATCGACCTGTAA
- a CDS encoding ABC transporter ATP-binding protein, translating into MLKIENLRKTYPSFTLKDVSFELPKGYIMGFIGANGAGKTTTLKSILNIVKPDAGTVTIFGKNIVGNETELKRRIGFMYGETTFYPHKQIGAIVKVFKRFYPTWDETAYRSYLDRFGLDEKKQVTELSSGMKVKFALTLALSHGAELFIFDEPTSGLDPAARAELLDLFRELVLDGERSILFSTHITSDLDKCADFVVFIRDGELVANTTKDDLIAAHAVVSGKPGDLTDDLRARLVGVRKNAFGFTGLIRRANLREGEVPVVEKPNLEDIMIYYDKGASK; encoded by the coding sequence ATGCTCAAGATCGAGAATCTCCGCAAGACCTACCCGTCCTTCACCCTGAAGGACGTATCCTTCGAACTGCCGAAGGGATACATCATGGGCTTCATCGGCGCGAACGGAGCCGGCAAGACCACGACCCTCAAGTCCATCCTGAACATCGTCAAGCCGGATGCGGGAACGGTGACGATCTTCGGGAAGAACATCGTCGGGAACGAGACCGAACTGAAGCGGCGGATCGGCTTCATGTACGGCGAGACGACGTTCTATCCGCACAAGCAGATCGGCGCGATCGTGAAGGTGTTCAAACGGTTCTATCCGACGTGGGACGAGACGGCCTACCGCAGCTACCTCGACCGCTTCGGGCTCGACGAGAAGAAGCAGGTGACGGAACTCTCGTCCGGGATGAAGGTCAAGTTCGCGCTCACGCTGGCGCTCTCGCACGGCGCGGAACTCTTCATCTTCGACGAACCGACGAGCGGCCTCGACCCGGCCGCCCGGGCCGAACTGCTGGACCTCTTCCGGGAACTCGTGCTCGACGGCGAACGCTCGATCCTGTTCTCCACGCACATCACTTCCGACCTCGACAAGTGCGCCGACTTCGTCGTCTTCATCCGCGACGGCGAACTGGTGGCGAACACCACCAAGGACGACCTGATCGCCGCGCACGCGGTCGTGTCGGGCAAGCCCGGCGACCTCACCGACGACCTGCGCGCCCGCCTCGTCGGCGTGCGGAAGAACGCCTTCGGCTTCACCGGCCTGATCCGTCGCGCGAACCTGCGCGAAGGCGAGGTGCCGGTGGTCGAGAAACCCAACCTCGAAGACATCATGATCTACTACGACAAGGGGGCGTCGAAATGA
- a CDS encoding putative immunity protein, whose product MTSDLGRIGSLILHDGMRERILDRIERMSRPDQGRYAALCAERVLRFTDDPRAAAAIAAARAWADGRIRPGVARAAALEAHAAARAASSAAVFACRAAGHAAATAHVWRHAIGPCDYALKALATVSVDPEAAIREERRWQLDLARTMSAPMP is encoded by the coding sequence ATGACGTCCGATCTTGGTCGGATCGGTTCGCTGATCCTCCATGACGGCATGCGCGAACGGATCCTCGATCGGATCGAGCGCATGTCCCGCCCGGACCAGGGGCGATACGCCGCCCTGTGCGCCGAACGGGTCCTCCGGTTCACGGACGATCCCCGGGCGGCCGCGGCGATCGCCGCCGCCCGCGCCTGGGCCGACGGCAGGATCCGTCCCGGCGTCGCCCGCGCCGCCGCCCTCGAAGCGCACGCCGCGGCCCGCGCCGCGTCGTCCGCCGCCGTCTTCGCCTGCCGCGCGGCGGGTCACGCCGCCGCGACCGCCCACGTCTGGCGGCATGCGATCGGTCCCTGCGACTACGCCCTGAAGGCGCTCGCGACGGTTTCGGTTGATCCCGAAGCGGCGATCCGCGAGGAACGCCGGTGGCAGCTCGACCTTGCGCGAACGATGTCCGCCCCGATGCCTTGA
- a CDS encoding EFR1 family ferrodoxin (N-terminal region resembles flavodoxins. C-terminal ferrodoxin region binds two 4Fe-4S clusters.) yields MIYCFSGTGNSLHAAHAVARLTGDAVRPIAVERDAAGAHPVFRPTPGERLGFCYPIHAWGMPRIVSDFIRDLRVEGVPSYVFCVSTCGAEEGDTAAVLERSLRKKGLTLDGAFTVAMPNNYLLGYELDAPEERDRILAAADVRLERIADAVTRREPGARMLLTGSRPKLMSTLIHPLFSRFAVTTAPFRVTDACIRCGLCERVCPVHTIRLDPLPVWGRKCTQCLACINRCPVGAIDYGKGTVGKRRYVHPDLR; encoded by the coding sequence ATGATCTACTGTTTCTCCGGAACCGGAAACTCGCTTCACGCCGCGCACGCCGTCGCCCGTCTCACCGGCGACGCCGTCCGCCCGATCGCCGTCGAACGCGACGCCGCGGGCGCCCATCCCGTCTTTCGCCCGACGCCCGGCGAACGGCTCGGGTTCTGTTATCCGATCCATGCCTGGGGCATGCCGCGGATCGTCTCCGACTTCATCCGCGACCTCCGCGTCGAAGGCGTTCCTTCGTACGTCTTCTGCGTCTCGACCTGCGGCGCCGAGGAGGGCGACACCGCCGCCGTCCTCGAACGTTCGCTCAGGAAGAAGGGCCTCACCCTCGACGGCGCCTTCACGGTCGCGATGCCGAACAACTACCTGCTCGGCTACGAGCTCGACGCCCCCGAGGAGCGGGACCGCATCCTCGCGGCGGCCGACGTCCGCCTGGAGCGGATCGCCGATGCGGTCACGCGCCGCGAACCCGGCGCCCGCATGCTTCTGACGGGATCCCGGCCGAAGCTGATGTCGACCCTGATCCATCCCCTCTTCAGCCGTTTCGCCGTCACTACGGCGCCGTTCCGCGTCACCGACGCCTGCATCCGCTGCGGCCTGTGCGAACGCGTCTGTCCGGTACATACGATCCGCCTCGACCCGCTTCCCGTCTGGGGGAGGAAATGCACGCAGTGCCTCGCCTGCATCAACCGCTGTCCCGTGGGGGCGATCGATTACGGGAAGGGGACCGTCGGGAAACGCCGCTATGTCCACCCCGACCTCCGTTGA
- a CDS encoding 2-dehydropantoate 2-reductase, producing the protein MRIAIYGAGSIGTVLGAFLTKAGVDVDLVNHNAAHVRAMKEHGARIVGTVDFIVPVHALQPEEMTGTYDVVFLMTKQLDNRRVVEGLLPFLGESGVVCTMQNGLPEPSVADVVGPERTFGCAVGWGATLREPGVVELTSAPTREALAFSLGSMSGRTDGTLREIAAVLGRMGDVRVEANFMGARWAKLLVNAAFSGLGTCIGGTYGDVSDDKTARFAAQKVIKECIEVARRSGVAIEPIQGKDIVKVFDYQNALKRLIGFMIIPFAIKKHRAIRPSMLQDLEKGKRTEIDAINGAVAAQGDKIDFDTPYNDLVVTIVKELESGNGKPGREQLTRFAALRKVK; encoded by the coding sequence ATGAGAATCGCGATCTACGGCGCCGGCTCGATCGGCACCGTCCTCGGCGCCTTCCTGACGAAGGCGGGCGTCGACGTCGACCTCGTCAACCACAACGCCGCCCACGTCCGGGCGATGAAGGAACACGGCGCCCGCATCGTCGGCACCGTCGATTTCATCGTGCCCGTCCACGCCCTCCAGCCCGAAGAGATGACCGGCACCTATGACGTCGTGTTTCTGATGACGAAACAGCTCGACAACCGCCGCGTCGTCGAGGGGCTTCTGCCCTTCCTCGGCGAATCCGGTGTCGTCTGCACGATGCAGAACGGACTTCCCGAACCCTCGGTCGCCGACGTCGTCGGACCGGAGCGCACCTTCGGCTGCGCCGTCGGCTGGGGCGCGACCTTGCGCGAGCCGGGCGTCGTCGAACTGACGAGTGCGCCGACCCGCGAGGCGCTCGCCTTCAGCCTCGGCTCGATGTCGGGAAGGACCGACGGGACGCTCCGGGAGATCGCCGCCGTCCTCGGCCGGATGGGAGACGTCAGGGTCGAGGCCAACTTCATGGGCGCACGCTGGGCGAAACTGCTCGTCAACGCCGCCTTCAGCGGCCTCGGGACCTGCATCGGCGGCACCTACGGGGATGTGTCCGACGACAAGACGGCGCGCTTCGCGGCGCAGAAGGTCATCAAGGAGTGCATCGAGGTCGCCCGCCGCTCGGGCGTCGCGATCGAGCCGATCCAGGGTAAGGACATCGTCAAGGTCTTCGATTATCAGAATGCCCTCAAGCGCTTGATCGGCTTCATGATCATCCCGTTCGCGATCAAGAAGCACCGCGCGATCCGCCCGAGCATGCTGCAGGACCTCGAGAAGGGCAAGCGGACGGAAATCGACGCGATCAACGGGGCGGTCGCCGCCCAGGGCGACAAGATCGACTTCGACACGCCCTACAACGACCTCGTCGTGACGATCGTGAAGGAGCTCGAGTCCGGGAACGGCAAGCCCGGACGCGAACAACTCACGCGCTTCGCCGCGCTCCGCAAGGTGAAATGA
- a CDS encoding GntR family transcriptional regulator: MNLVVAVKSEVPIYEQLHDQVAAQIVNGELAADTALPSIRAVAVELGVSVITIKKAWERLEDEGFIVTWAGKGCYVRGHAGPETDRREEIARKRLATELPYYVQLGIGVEEYLELVRSAYPKR, translated from the coding sequence ATGAACCTCGTCGTCGCCGTCAAGTCCGAAGTCCCGATCTACGAGCAGCTCCACGACCAGGTCGCCGCGCAGATCGTGAACGGCGAACTGGCCGCGGATACCGCGCTGCCTTCGATCCGCGCCGTCGCGGTCGAACTGGGCGTGAGCGTGATCACCATCAAGAAGGCGTGGGAACGGCTCGAGGACGAAGGTTTCATCGTCACGTGGGCGGGGAAGGGCTGTTACGTCCGCGGCCACGCCGGCCCGGAAACGGACCGGCGCGAGGAGATCGCGCGCAAACGGCTCGCGACCGAACTCCCATACTACGTGCAGCTCGGCATCGGCGTCGAGGAGTATCTCGAACTCGTCCGATCCGCCTATCCGAAACGATGA